Proteins from one Salmonella bongori NCTC 12419 genomic window:
- a CDS encoding DMT family transporter, which translates to MTLIMIVLAIIGGSMLSIQAAINGQLGSQVGVFKSAFLTFSVGAIITALLIFFFEPKQLVTLMDVPKWQLLGAMFGVPYIVIMVLAVQRIGTAIATVAVIFGQLTMSMLIDNFGWLGNQSISFSMSRLGAILCLGIALFFIYSSNKVKATALKQDVLSSS; encoded by the coding sequence ATGACACTTATTATGATCGTTTTAGCCATTATAGGCGGCTCCATGTTGAGTATTCAGGCGGCCATTAATGGACAATTGGGTAGTCAGGTAGGGGTATTTAAAAGCGCGTTCCTGACCTTTTCCGTAGGCGCAATTATCACCGCTTTGCTTATTTTCTTTTTTGAACCAAAACAGTTGGTTACACTGATGGATGTACCTAAATGGCAACTGCTGGGTGCCATGTTTGGCGTACCCTATATCGTTATCATGGTTTTAGCCGTACAACGAATAGGGACCGCGATTGCTACAGTCGCCGTTATCTTCGGACAGTTAACCATGAGCATGTTAATCGATAACTTTGGCTGGTTGGGAAATCAATCCATTTCGTTTTCGATGAGTCGTCTGGGGGCCATCCTCTGCTTAGGTATCGCGCTTTTCTTCATTTACTCAAGTAATAAAGTAAAGGCGACCGCCTTAAAACAAGACGTTCTGTCATCGAGCTAA
- the tkt gene encoding transketolase, which translates to MTTRRTLANALRMLSIDGVQKSNSGHPGAPMGMADIAEVLWRDFLNHNPQNPSWADRDRFVLSNGHGSMLIYSLLHLTGYDLPLEELKNFRQLHSKTPGHPEVGYTPGVETTTGPLGQGIANAVGMAIAEKTLAAQFNRPGHDIVDHFTYAFMGDGCMMEGISHEVCSLAGTLKLGKLIAFYDDNGISIDGHVEGWFTDDTAKRFEAYNWHVIRGIDGHDADAIKRAVEEARAVTDKPSLLMCKTIIGFGSPNKAGTHDSHGAPLGDAEIVLTREALGWKYGPFEIPSDIYAQWDAKESGQAKEAAWNEKFAAYAKAFPQEAAEFTRRMKGEMPSDFDAKANEFIAKLQANPAKIASRKASQNAIEAFGPLLPEFLGGSADLAPSNLTLWSGSKAINEDASGNYIHYGVREFGMTAIANGISLHGGFLPYTSTFLMFVEYARNAVRMAALMKQRQVMVYTHDSIGLGEDGPTHQPVEQVASLRVTPNMSTWRPCDQVESAVAWKYGVERQDGPTALILSRQNLAQQERSEEQLANIARGGYVLKDCAGQPELIFIGTGSEVELAVAAWEKLTAEGVKARVVSMPSTDAFDKQDAPYRESVLPKAVTARVAVEAGIADYWFKYVGLNGAIVGMTTFGESAPAEQLFEEFGFTVDNVVAKAKSIL; encoded by the coding sequence ATGACGACTCGTCGCACGCTAGCGAATGCTTTGCGCATGCTTTCTATTGATGGTGTACAAAAATCGAATTCCGGTCACCCGGGTGCCCCGATGGGTATGGCTGACATTGCCGAAGTCCTGTGGCGCGATTTTCTGAATCATAACCCGCAGAATCCGTCCTGGGCTGACCGTGACCGCTTTGTGCTGTCTAACGGCCACGGCTCCATGCTGATTTATAGCCTGCTTCACCTCACTGGCTACGATCTGCCCCTGGAGGAACTGAAGAACTTCCGTCAACTGCACTCCAAAACGCCGGGCCACCCGGAAGTGGGATATACGCCGGGCGTGGAAACCACCACTGGTCCGCTGGGTCAGGGCATTGCCAACGCTGTAGGTATGGCGATTGCAGAAAAAACGCTGGCGGCGCAGTTCAACCGTCCGGGGCATGACATCGTTGATCACTTCACCTACGCGTTCATGGGCGACGGCTGCATGATGGAAGGCATTTCTCACGAAGTGTGCTCCCTGGCAGGTACCCTGAAACTGGGTAAACTGATTGCGTTCTATGATGACAACGGCATCTCCATCGACGGTCATGTTGAAGGCTGGTTCACCGACGATACCGCTAAACGTTTCGAAGCCTACAACTGGCACGTTATCCGCGGTATCGACGGCCATGATGCTGACGCGATTAAACGCGCAGTTGAAGAAGCGCGCGCAGTAACCGACAAACCGTCCCTGCTGATGTGCAAAACCATCATCGGTTTCGGTTCGCCGAACAAAGCGGGCACCCACGACTCTCACGGCGCGCCGCTGGGCGACGCGGAAATCGTGCTGACCCGCGAAGCGCTGGGCTGGAAATACGGTCCGTTTGAAATCCCGTCTGACATTTATGCGCAGTGGGATGCGAAAGAATCCGGCCAGGCGAAAGAAGCTGCGTGGAACGAGAAGTTTGCCGCCTACGCTAAAGCCTTCCCGCAGGAAGCGGCTGAATTCACCCGCCGTATGAAAGGTGAAATGCCATCTGATTTCGATGCCAAAGCGAATGAGTTCATCGCGAAGCTGCAGGCGAACCCGGCGAAAATCGCCAGCCGTAAGGCTTCCCAGAACGCGATTGAAGCCTTCGGCCCGCTGCTGCCGGAATTCCTCGGCGGCTCCGCTGACCTGGCGCCTTCTAACCTGACCCTGTGGTCTGGCTCAAAAGCGATTAACGAAGACGCGTCGGGTAACTATATCCACTACGGCGTGCGCGAATTCGGTATGACCGCGATCGCCAACGGTATCTCTCTGCACGGTGGTTTCCTGCCGTACACCTCCACCTTCCTGATGTTTGTGGAATATGCGCGTAACGCGGTGCGTATGGCGGCGCTGATGAAACAGCGTCAGGTGATGGTCTATACCCACGACTCCATCGGTCTGGGTGAAGACGGCCCGACGCACCAGCCAGTAGAACAAGTCGCTTCTTTGCGCGTAACGCCGAACATGTCTACATGGCGTCCGTGCGACCAGGTGGAATCCGCCGTGGCGTGGAAATACGGCGTGGAGCGTCAGGATGGCCCGACCGCGCTGATTCTGTCCCGTCAGAACCTGGCGCAGCAGGAACGTAGCGAAGAGCAACTGGCGAACATCGCTCGCGGTGGCTACGTATTGAAAGATTGCGCAGGCCAGCCTGAGCTTATCTTCATCGGGACCGGTTCTGAAGTTGAGCTGGCGGTTGCCGCATGGGAAAAACTGACTGCCGAAGGCGTGAAAGCGCGCGTGGTTTCCATGCCATCTACCGATGCGTTTGACAAGCAGGATGCGCCGTACCGCGAATCCGTACTGCCGAAAGCGGTTACCGCTCGCGTGGCCGTGGAAGCCGGTATCGCTGACTACTGGTTCAAATACGTTGGCCTGAACGGCGCAATCGTTGGTATGACTACCTTCGGAGAGTCTGCTCCGGCAGAGCAGCTGTTTGAAGAGTTCGGCTTCACCGTTGATAACGTTGTTGCGAAAGCAAAAAGCATTTTATAA
- a CDS encoding aldo/keto reductase yields the protein MQTVKLNNGIEMPLLGFGVFQMTDAAECERAVIDAIDTGYRLIDTAASYQNETQVGNALKQTGIARDELFVTTKLWLQDTHYEGAKAQFERSLNRLQLDYVDLYLIHQPYGDVHGAWRAMEELQQAGKIRAIGVSNFHPDRLADLIAFNHVAPAVNQIEVNPFNQQLHPVAWMQSRGIQPEAWAPFAEGKNGLFEHPVLTAIGQKYGKSVGQVVLRWIFQRGIVSLAKTVRKERMEENINILDFELSDEDMLQITAIDTATSAFFSHRDPARVEWLAGRKLDV from the coding sequence ATGCAAACTGTAAAACTGAACAACGGGATTGAAATGCCCCTGCTGGGCTTTGGTGTGTTTCAGATGACGGATGCCGCTGAATGCGAAAGAGCCGTTATCGATGCCATCGATACGGGATACCGCCTGATCGATACCGCCGCGTCTTACCAGAATGAAACCCAGGTCGGGAATGCACTGAAACAGACCGGCATCGCCCGTGACGAGCTCTTTGTAACGACCAAGCTATGGCTTCAGGATACTCATTACGAAGGCGCTAAAGCACAGTTCGAACGCTCCCTGAATCGGCTGCAACTTGATTATGTTGACCTGTACCTGATTCACCAGCCTTACGGTGATGTCCATGGGGCATGGCGTGCCATGGAAGAATTGCAACAGGCTGGCAAAATTCGCGCCATTGGCGTCAGTAACTTCCATCCTGACCGACTGGCCGATCTCATTGCCTTCAACCACGTTGCCCCGGCGGTAAACCAGATTGAAGTTAACCCCTTCAACCAACAGCTGCATCCCGTGGCGTGGATGCAAAGCAGGGGTATTCAGCCGGAAGCCTGGGCGCCGTTTGCAGAAGGTAAAAATGGTCTGTTTGAGCATCCCGTATTAACGGCGATTGGCCAGAAGTACGGTAAAAGCGTGGGACAGGTTGTGCTGCGGTGGATTTTCCAGCGAGGCATCGTTTCGCTGGCAAAAACAGTGCGAAAAGAACGCATGGAAGAGAACATCAACATTCTCGATTTCGAACTGAGTGATGAAGATATGTTGCAGATTACTGCTATCGACACCGCAACAAGTGCTTTCTTCTCACACCGCGATCCTGCCAGAGTTGAATGGTTGGCCGGTCGCAAACTGGACGTTTAA
- a CDS encoding PTS fructose transporter subunit IIB, giving the protein MNIVGITACTVGIAHTYIAQKKIEIAAKKAGHNVKIETQGTIGIENALTAEEIAQADIVLLAADVKVSGEERFAGKKVVKVPTEMAVKSPNKLIEKLGELVNS; this is encoded by the coding sequence ATGAATATTGTTGGAATTACAGCTTGCACTGTAGGCATTGCACACACCTATATTGCGCAAAAGAAAATTGAAATAGCAGCAAAAAAAGCCGGGCACAATGTCAAAATTGAAACGCAAGGCACTATAGGTATCGAGAATGCCTTAACTGCTGAAGAAATTGCACAAGCCGACATCGTCCTGTTAGCCGCCGATGTTAAAGTCTCCGGTGAAGAAAGGTTCGCCGGAAAGAAAGTCGTCAAAGTACCAACGGAAATGGCGGTTAAATCACCAAATAAGCTTATCGAAAAACTCGGTGAATTAGTCAATTCATAA
- a CDS encoding LysR family transcriptional regulator: MYDLSNINIRSLFIFIAVYEVQNFSTVARREGISASQVSRVIHQLEDAVGQQLFYRNTRAIIPTENGHIFIRYVRAVTSSLDAARRELNERTLEPSGLIRINAPVFFGQKHVAPKLAGLTERYPRLSIELTLTDDYIDPHKDAADVIFRIGELTDSSFHARIFGQQCYRLAASPAYLQKYGIPDNPADLSRHKCLVYRGSSGPNRWLLRRKGGEWMHYPVSPLMSSNNAETLLIAALGGMGIVLFPDWLIGETLQSGELIELIPDMETAIKTEPQNISAIYPHARHPTLNVRAVIDYYVEAFGSPLYWQLSDGVFK; encoded by the coding sequence ATGTATGATTTAAGCAATATCAATATCCGATCGCTCTTCATTTTCATTGCAGTGTATGAAGTGCAGAACTTTTCCACTGTGGCTCGTCGCGAAGGCATTTCTGCCTCTCAGGTTTCACGCGTCATTCATCAGCTAGAAGATGCGGTCGGTCAGCAACTTTTCTACCGCAATACGCGCGCCATTATTCCGACAGAGAACGGTCATATTTTTATCCGTTATGTTCGGGCGGTTACCAGTAGCCTGGACGCTGCCCGACGGGAACTCAATGAAAGGACGCTTGAGCCTTCCGGGCTAATACGCATAAATGCTCCCGTTTTTTTTGGACAAAAGCATGTCGCGCCCAAATTGGCGGGGCTGACGGAACGTTACCCACGCCTCAGTATTGAGCTGACGTTAACTGATGATTACATTGACCCACATAAAGATGCTGCTGATGTCATTTTTCGTATCGGTGAGCTTACTGACTCATCTTTTCATGCACGCATTTTTGGACAGCAGTGCTATCGCCTGGCAGCATCACCGGCTTATCTTCAAAAGTATGGCATACCTGATAACCCGGCGGATTTAAGCCGACATAAGTGTCTCGTTTACCGTGGTTCATCCGGACCGAATCGCTGGCTGTTGCGTCGAAAAGGTGGGGAGTGGATGCACTATCCAGTCTCTCCGTTGATGTCTTCCAATAATGCCGAGACTTTACTTATTGCAGCATTGGGCGGTATGGGGATAGTCCTTTTTCCGGACTGGTTGATTGGCGAAACGCTACAAAGCGGCGAACTTATTGAATTAATACCAGATATGGAAACAGCGATTAAGACCGAGCCACAAAATATTTCTGCTATTTATCCTCATGCTCGTCACCCAACGTTAAATGTCAGGGCCGTAATTGATTATTATGTAGAAGCTTTCGGTTCGCCGCTATACTGGCAGCTAAGCGATGGTGTTTTTAAGTAA
- a CDS encoding aldo/keto reductase, producing MQKRYLGQSGLEVSALGLGCMGLSHGYGPATDTHQAIELIRAAVERGVTFFDTAEVYGPFLNEEVVGEALKPFRDRVVIATKFGFTFGDDNKQQILNSRPEHIREAVEGSLRRLKTDVIDLLYQHRVDPDVPIEDVAGTVKDLIAEGKVKHFGLSEAGAQTIRRAHAVQPVTALQSEYSMWWREPEQEILPLLEELGIGFVPFSPLGKGFLTGAIKSGTTFGQDDFRSRVPRFAEQAIAANEKLVSLLGELAAEKGVTSAQIALAWLLAQKPWIVPIPGTTKLHRLEENLGAADIILSSDELRQITQALESIKIVGERYSPEHQARVGR from the coding sequence ATGCAAAAACGTTATCTGGGTCAATCAGGACTCGAAGTGTCCGCGCTTGGGCTCGGTTGCATGGGCTTAAGCCATGGCTACGGCCCGGCGACCGATACTCATCAGGCTATCGAGCTCATTCGCGCAGCGGTTGAACGTGGCGTCACCTTCTTCGATACCGCTGAAGTGTATGGCCCTTTCCTTAATGAAGAGGTTGTCGGCGAAGCCTTAAAACCATTTCGTGACCGTGTGGTCATCGCCACCAAGTTTGGTTTTACTTTTGGCGACGACAACAAGCAGCAGATTTTAAACAGCCGTCCGGAGCATATCCGTGAAGCCGTGGAAGGGTCATTACGCCGCCTTAAGACTGATGTTATTGATCTGCTGTATCAACACCGTGTCGACCCGGATGTCCCGATTGAAGATGTTGCGGGAACAGTGAAAGACCTGATAGCGGAAGGCAAAGTTAAACATTTCGGCCTGTCCGAAGCGGGTGCGCAAACCATTCGTCGTGCTCATGCGGTACAACCCGTCACAGCCCTGCAAAGCGAATACTCCATGTGGTGGCGTGAACCTGAGCAGGAGATCCTGCCGTTGCTGGAGGAACTGGGTATCGGTTTTGTGCCATTCAGTCCATTAGGCAAAGGCTTCCTGACGGGAGCGATTAAGTCAGGAACGACGTTTGGTCAGGATGATTTCCGCAGTCGTGTGCCGCGCTTCGCCGAACAAGCAATTGCAGCCAATGAAAAGCTGGTCTCGTTGTTGGGTGAACTGGCTGCAGAGAAAGGTGTGACATCTGCGCAAATCGCACTGGCATGGCTGCTGGCGCAAAAGCCGTGGATTGTTCCCATCCCTGGTACCACGAAATTGCACCGGCTGGAGGAAAACCTGGGGGCTGCTGACATCATTCTTTCGTCGGATGAGTTGCGACAGATAACCCAGGCGCTTGAATCAATTAAAATTGTCGGCGAACGTTACTCGCCTGAGCATCAGGCTCGCGTAGGCCGTTAA
- a CDS encoding DMT family transporter has product MQFVLILLVIAGGMGLSVEAGLLGPLGGEVGDLWATFSIFGVGAALTFLLMLFFSPRNSPSFFSLPGWQLLGGVLGPVYVVILTVATPVIGIAMTMIGILAGQVFKSLIIDHFGLLGTPPRKIDSKRIIALIFIIAALILVARG; this is encoded by the coding sequence ATGCAATTTGTACTGATTTTGTTAGTTATCGCTGGCGGTATGGGGCTGTCAGTCGAGGCAGGCTTACTGGGGCCGCTAGGGGGGGAGGTTGGTGATTTATGGGCAACGTTCAGCATATTTGGTGTAGGCGCTGCACTGACTTTCCTGCTGATGCTTTTTTTCAGCCCACGCAATAGCCCGTCATTTTTCTCTTTGCCTGGGTGGCAGCTACTTGGTGGCGTACTCGGGCCAGTTTATGTCGTTATTCTGACCGTGGCCACGCCAGTCATTGGGATAGCGATGACGATGATCGGTATTTTAGCCGGTCAGGTATTTAAGAGTCTGATAATAGACCATTTTGGTTTACTCGGTACACCCCCCAGGAAAATAGACAGTAAGCGAATTATCGCCCTTATTTTTATCATCGCTGCATTAATTCTGGTTGCCAGAGGATAA
- the alsE gene encoding D-allulose 6-phosphate 3-epimerase — protein sequence MAAKFSPSLMCMDLTQFREQITAMNGRADFYHVDIMDGSYVKNITLSPFFIENLKKITDVPIDVHLMVNHPEDIIPMCIDAGADIISFHPETANNKIFRLLNQIKDAGRRCGVVLNPATPADAIKEYAHLLDKVTVMSVDPGYAGQKFIPESLNKIKQLIAMREAHGYHYLTEIDGSCNEKTFNVISRSGVDVFIVGTSGLFSLADNVSDAWDKMINIYQREIAA from the coding sequence ATGGCGGCTAAATTTTCGCCCTCGTTAATGTGCATGGATTTAACACAGTTCAGAGAGCAAATTACGGCAATGAACGGTCGGGCTGATTTTTATCACGTCGATATTATGGATGGCAGCTATGTGAAGAACATTACGCTGTCACCGTTCTTTATCGAAAACCTGAAAAAAATCACCGATGTGCCGATCGATGTGCATCTGATGGTGAATCACCCGGAAGATATTATTCCAATGTGCATTGATGCAGGGGCCGATATTATCAGCTTCCATCCGGAGACGGCGAATAACAAAATCTTCCGTCTGCTGAACCAGATTAAAGATGCGGGTCGTCGCTGCGGCGTGGTGTTGAACCCTGCCACTCCGGCTGATGCTATTAAGGAGTACGCGCACCTGCTGGATAAAGTGACCGTCATGTCGGTTGACCCGGGCTACGCAGGCCAGAAGTTTATCCCGGAATCACTCAACAAAATCAAACAACTGATTGCGATGCGCGAAGCGCATGGTTACCACTATCTGACCGAGATCGACGGCTCCTGCAACGAGAAAACCTTCAATGTTATCTCCCGGTCGGGCGTTGACGTCTTTATTGTGGGAACCTCGGGCCTGTTCTCCCTGGCGGATAATGTCAGCGATGCATGGGATAAAATGATCAATATCTACCAGCGCGAAATCGCTGCCTAA
- a CDS encoding PTS sugar transporter subunit IIB, with protein sequence MKKVLIVCGNGLGSSFIVEMNVKKIIKELSKEAEVSHTDLTSAKSETADIILSARDIAEHLSGHSAQVFGLSNLLDNNKIKEILSENL encoded by the coding sequence ATGAAAAAGGTTCTGATTGTTTGCGGTAACGGTTTAGGCAGTAGCTTTATCGTTGAAATGAATGTAAAAAAAATTATTAAAGAGCTGAGTAAAGAAGCTGAGGTTTCCCATACCGACTTAACTTCGGCAAAAAGCGAAACTGCCGATATTATTCTTAGCGCCAGGGATATTGCTGAGCATTTATCCGGCCATTCTGCACAGGTTTTTGGTTTATCTAATTTGTTGGACAACAATAAAATCAAAGAAATTCTTTCCGAGAATCTCTGA
- a CDS encoding PTS fructose transporter subunit IIC has translation MNIKEIWKAANPKGHLLTAISFLIPIVCGAGFIIAIGMGFGGTVQDTLVSGQFDLWQAFATMGAKALGLLPVVIAIGISGSIAGKPGIAPGFVVGLAANAIGAGFIGGMIGGYISGYIALAIIKNVKVPGWARGLMPTLIVPFFASILSALIMVYIIGTPIGIFTDALTSFLRSMGTSSNLLLGAVIGALCIVDFGGPINKTCFAFVLTLQAQGINEPVTALQLVNTATPIGFGLAFFIAKLLRKNIYNNEEIEMLKSAVPMGVVNIVEGSIPIVMNDIVRGIAAAAIGGACGGAITMVYGADATVPFGGVLMLPTMSNPMAGIMALIVNILVTATIYAVIKKDVPRDVVINNDQEEEDINFDDIKIS, from the coding sequence ATGAATATAAAAGAAATATGGAAAGCAGCAAACCCTAAAGGTCATCTGCTGACTGCCATCTCATTCTTGATTCCGATTGTCTGTGGTGCTGGGTTTATTATTGCCATCGGTATGGGTTTTGGTGGGACGGTTCAGGACACTTTAGTATCGGGTCAATTTGATCTGTGGCAGGCCTTCGCTACCATGGGGGCTAAGGCGCTCGGACTATTACCCGTCGTTATTGCTATCGGGATTTCCGGTTCGATCGCGGGTAAGCCCGGTATTGCCCCAGGTTTTGTTGTCGGTTTGGCGGCTAATGCCATTGGTGCGGGTTTTATCGGTGGCATGATCGGCGGCTACATTTCCGGGTATATTGCTCTTGCTATCATTAAAAATGTGAAGGTTCCTGGCTGGGCCCGGGGTTTAATGCCTACATTGATTGTGCCATTTTTTGCATCCATTCTCAGTGCCCTGATCATGGTCTATATCATCGGTACGCCTATTGGTATTTTTACCGATGCTCTCACATCGTTCCTGAGAAGTATGGGAACTTCATCTAATTTACTATTAGGTGCTGTCATTGGGGCGTTGTGTATCGTTGACTTTGGTGGGCCGATCAATAAGACGTGCTTCGCATTCGTCTTAACTCTCCAGGCACAGGGTATAAATGAGCCAGTTACGGCCCTTCAGTTAGTTAACACAGCAACACCTATCGGTTTTGGGCTTGCATTTTTTATCGCCAAACTTCTTCGCAAAAATATCTATAATAACGAAGAAATCGAAATGTTAAAATCGGCGGTTCCTATGGGGGTAGTGAATATTGTTGAAGGATCCATACCCATAGTGATGAATGATATCGTTCGCGGTATTGCTGCAGCGGCAATCGGCGGAGCTTGTGGCGGTGCAATCACCATGGTATATGGCGCAGATGCAACAGTACCTTTTGGTGGTGTATTGATGCTCCCAACAATGTCAAATCCCATGGCAGGTATTATGGCGTTGATAGTAAATATATTAGTAACCGCAACCATCTATGCTGTCATCAAAAAAGATGTTCCTCGTGATGTTGTTATAAACAATGATCAAGAAGAGGAAGATATCAACTTTGATGACATTAAGATTAGTTAA
- a CDS encoding PTS sugar transporter subunit IIA: MITTWLTANNIQIVDSVSDWKQAITLSAQPLLAKEAITEDYVQAIFNSHEKLGPYYVLAPGLAMPHARPEQGAIKNGLSLLHIKQGVSFDAEENDPIYVVIMLCALSGDEHINMITALADIFSDDERLSALLKASSLETIQTVING, encoded by the coding sequence ATGATTACAACCTGGTTAACTGCGAATAATATCCAGATTGTAGATTCAGTCAGTGACTGGAAACAGGCAATTACGTTATCGGCTCAACCCTTATTGGCGAAAGAGGCGATTACTGAAGATTATGTTCAGGCCATTTTTAACAGCCATGAAAAACTTGGCCCTTATTATGTTTTGGCGCCTGGTCTGGCGATGCCTCATGCTCGCCCGGAACAAGGGGCAATTAAAAATGGCTTATCGCTTTTACATATTAAGCAAGGCGTTTCTTTTGACGCGGAAGAAAATGACCCTATTTACGTTGTGATTATGCTGTGTGCGCTTTCAGGAGATGAGCACATCAATATGATTACAGCACTGGCGGACATTTTTAGTGATGATGAACGACTCTCAGCACTGCTGAAAGCATCATCATTAGAAACAATTCAAACCGTTATCAACGGATAG
- a CDS encoding PTS sugar transporter subunit IIA has protein sequence MDISSVLNVKNIKLNMMAKSKEEAIEELADLLVRDGAVINKDIFLKDVWLREEQGSTGFENHIAIPHGKSSGVARTALAIGRTQHQIPWETMDGSDVRCIILFAVCLVDQNATHIRLLSQVSGSLADEEIVEKLLKEDSPQKIIDLLNAEGVSA, from the coding sequence ATGGACATTTCGAGTGTACTTAATGTAAAAAATATCAAATTGAACATGATGGCTAAGAGTAAAGAAGAGGCAATTGAAGAATTAGCTGACTTATTAGTTCGTGATGGGGCGGTCATTAATAAAGATATTTTTCTGAAAGATGTCTGGCTACGTGAGGAACAGGGCTCAACTGGATTCGAAAATCATATTGCGATCCCGCATGGCAAATCCTCAGGAGTAGCCCGTACGGCGTTGGCCATTGGACGCACCCAACATCAAATCCCATGGGAAACGATGGATGGTAGCGACGTTCGCTGTATTATTTTATTTGCAGTATGCCTGGTGGATCAAAATGCCACCCACATCCGATTATTATCACAAGTTTCAGGTTCACTTGCCGATGAAGAGATAGTGGAGAAATTACTGAAGGAAGATTCCCCTCAGAAAATTATTGATCTATTGAACGCTGAAGGTGTCAGCGCTTAA
- a CDS encoding PTS ascorbate transporter subunit IIC, producing the protein MLQFIIHDVLGTPAILVGLFSLIGLLLQKKAVSDVISGTFKTIMGFVILTSGAAIIATTLTTFSQLFEHSFHIQGVVPNTDAMAALAQKNYGTATAMIMVLGMLFNIVLARITPLKYIFLTGHHTLYMSAMLAVILSVGGLSPFWVVLVGAVILGIMMVVSPAILQPFTRKITGTDDLALGHFGSTGYLLSALVGKAIGKGSPSIEELKVPKSLNFLRDSSVAISLTMMILFLILVLVAGKEFVEGSISGGQNFIIFAIIQSLTFAAGVWIILAGVRMIIAEIVPAFKGIADKLVKDAKPALDCPTVFPFAPNAVIVGFLSSFAAGLVSMFLCPLFGLSVIVPGLVPHFFCGATAGVYGNICGGRRGAVVGAFAHGLLISFLPAILLPLMGDLGFASTTFGDADFGVVGIILGHVVTLFN; encoded by the coding sequence ATGCTGCAGTTTATTATTCATGATGTGTTGGGCACACCAGCAATACTGGTCGGTCTGTTTTCCCTGATTGGCTTATTATTGCAGAAAAAAGCAGTTTCCGATGTTATTTCCGGAACCTTCAAAACCATAATGGGTTTTGTGATATTAACATCCGGGGCGGCGATTATCGCCACGACGTTAACAACGTTTAGCCAGCTTTTTGAACACTCATTCCATATTCAGGGAGTCGTACCCAATACTGACGCTATGGCGGCGCTGGCGCAGAAAAACTACGGTACCGCGACGGCAATGATCATGGTGCTGGGGATGTTGTTTAACATTGTCCTTGCCCGTATTACGCCGCTGAAGTACATCTTCCTGACGGGGCACCACACGCTGTATATGTCGGCGATGCTGGCTGTCATCCTCTCTGTCGGCGGTCTGTCGCCGTTCTGGGTCGTACTGGTAGGAGCGGTGATCCTCGGCATCATGATGGTGGTCTCTCCAGCCATTCTGCAGCCGTTTACCCGCAAAATTACAGGCACTGATGACCTGGCGCTGGGCCACTTTGGTTCAACTGGCTATCTGCTGTCAGCGCTGGTGGGGAAAGCGATCGGTAAAGGCAGCCCGTCGATTGAAGAGCTGAAGGTGCCGAAATCGCTGAACTTCCTGCGTGACTCCTCGGTCGCCATCTCGCTGACGATGATGATTCTGTTCCTGATTCTGGTACTGGTCGCAGGCAAAGAGTTTGTTGAGGGCAGCATCAGTGGTGGTCAGAACTTTATCATTTTCGCCATTATCCAGTCGCTGACCTTCGCGGCGGGCGTGTGGATCATCCTTGCCGGTGTGCGCATGATTATTGCCGAAATTGTTCCGGCCTTTAAAGGTATCGCCGACAAGCTGGTGAAAGATGCTAAACCGGCGCTCGACTGCCCAACAGTCTTTCCATTCGCTCCGAACGCGGTGATCGTCGGCTTCCTGTCAAGTTTTGCCGCAGGTCTGGTGAGTATGTTCCTGTGCCCGCTGTTTGGCTTAAGCGTCATCGTTCCTGGCCTGGTGCCGCACTTCTTCTGCGGCGCGACGGCGGGCGTTTACGGCAACATCTGCGGCGGTCGACGCGGTGCGGTGGTGGGGGCATTCGCTCACGGCCTGCTGATTTCATTTTTGCCTGCGATTTTGCTGCCACTGATGGGCGACCTTGGCTTTGCATCCACTACCTTTGGCGATGCGGACTTCGGCGTAGTTGGCATCATTCTTGGGCATGTCGTGACACTGTTTAACTAA